From the genome of Cognaticolwellia beringensis, one region includes:
- a CDS encoding class II aldolase/adducin family protein, with translation MLTLPVIDLKNKVSAQEWQLRVDLAACYRLIALHGWDDLIYTHVSVRIPNTEHVLINAFGLRFDEITASNLVKVDMDGNIVDADSPFDFNPAGFTIHSAIHAVRHDALCALHVHCNEAIAVASLEQGLLPISQYSMFALASLSYHDYEGLAVNDDEKLRIQQDLGDTNFMLLRNHGAITLGNTIGDAFMHMYDLIRACQIQVQVMSTGMKPLLVDQSIVDGIKAQANVVHTGSTGGQKAWPAMLRRVYKEDASFAL, from the coding sequence ATGTTAACACTTCCGGTAATCGATTTAAAAAATAAAGTATCAGCACAAGAATGGCAACTTAGAGTAGATTTAGCTGCATGTTATCGACTCATTGCTCTGCATGGCTGGGATGACCTAATTTACACCCACGTTTCAGTGCGTATTCCAAATACTGAGCATGTCCTGATCAATGCTTTTGGTTTGCGCTTTGATGAAATAACCGCGTCAAACTTAGTTAAAGTTGATATGGACGGTAATATTGTTGATGCCGATAGTCCATTCGACTTTAACCCTGCAGGTTTTACTATCCATAGTGCGATTCACGCAGTACGACACGATGCACTTTGTGCACTGCACGTACATTGTAATGAAGCGATCGCGGTGGCAAGTTTAGAGCAAGGTTTACTGCCGATTAGTCAATATTCTATGTTCGCATTAGCCTCATTAAGTTATCACGACTATGAAGGTCTAGCGGTTAATGACGATGAAAAGCTGCGCATTCAGCAAGACTTAGGCGATACAAATTTTATGTTGCTACGTAACCATGGCGCTATAACTTTGGGTAATACCATTGGTGATGCGTTTATGCATATGTACGACTTGATACGTGCTTGTCAAATTCAAGTGCAAGTGATGTCAACGGGCATGAAACCCTTGTTGGTTGATCAAAGCATTGTGGATGGTATTAAAGCCCAAGCAAATGTTGTACATACCGGTTCAACCGGTGGACAAAAAGCTTGGCCGGCGATGTTACGCCGAGTGTATAAAGAAGACGCAAGTTTTGCGCTATAA
- a CDS encoding mandelate racemase/muconate lactonizing enzyme family protein, with translation MKVTHVEIFDIECPKRPGWNPVFIRVHTDEGISGVGEAGLAYDWGHSAAAAMLKEISEAVLIGFNPFNTELLWSRMLRESFWGLGGGPVLYSAMSAIDTALWDIKGKALGLPVYQLLGGKTNEKLRTYASQLQFDWDEKINKLIEPAQYAEAALKAVAQGYDAVKVDPIVYNQDGSSSFDRTKLFTPKQMRLFGNRLRAIRDAVGEDVDIIFESHSLMGAASAIQMGRIVEEVGCMFYEEPVNYLNSAVHKKVADNVNVPIAGGERLYHRWDVRPYFEDQSIDVLQPDIGLCGGFTEAKKVCDYADVYDIRIQAHVCGGPVATAASLHLETAIPNFLIHEHHTYAIKDWNRELCLQDPQPVNGFFEVSETPGIGIELNDEIVKRSPNVTVNALK, from the coding sequence ATGAAAGTAACTCACGTAGAAATTTTTGATATTGAATGTCCAAAGCGTCCAGGTTGGAACCCCGTTTTTATTCGTGTTCACACCGATGAAGGCATTAGCGGTGTTGGTGAGGCTGGCCTAGCATATGACTGGGGTCATAGCGCAGCAGCCGCCATGTTAAAAGAAATTAGCGAAGCGGTGTTAATTGGTTTTAATCCTTTTAATACTGAATTACTGTGGTCGCGTATGCTGCGAGAAAGCTTTTGGGGTTTAGGCGGCGGACCGGTACTTTATTCTGCAATGAGCGCAATTGACACCGCTTTATGGGATATAAAAGGTAAAGCACTTGGTTTACCGGTTTATCAATTATTAGGCGGTAAAACCAATGAAAAACTGCGCACTTATGCTAGTCAATTACAGTTTGATTGGGATGAAAAAATTAATAAACTGATTGAGCCAGCGCAATATGCAGAAGCGGCACTAAAAGCAGTGGCACAAGGTTATGACGCAGTAAAGGTTGATCCGATTGTTTATAACCAAGACGGTAGCTCTTCATTCGATCGCACGAAATTATTTACCCCAAAACAAATGCGTTTGTTTGGTAATCGTTTACGGGCTATTCGTGATGCTGTTGGCGAAGATGTCGATATTATTTTTGAATCGCATTCGTTAATGGGCGCGGCATCAGCGATTCAAATGGGAAGAATTGTTGAAGAAGTTGGTTGTATGTTTTATGAAGAGCCAGTAAATTATCTTAACTCAGCGGTGCATAAAAAAGTTGCTGATAACGTTAATGTGCCGATTGCTGGTGGTGAGCGATTGTATCACCGCTGGGATGTAAGGCCTTATTTTGAAGATCAAAGTATTGATGTTTTACAACCTGATATTGGCTTATGTGGTGGTTTTACTGAAGCTAAAAAGGTTTGTGATTATGCTGATGTTTATGATATTCGCATTCAAGCCCATGTTTGTGGCGGCCCTGTTGCCACGGCAGCGTCTTTGCACCTTGAAACGGCGATCCCTAACTTTTTAATTCATGAACATCATACCTATGCTATTAAAGACTGGAACCGTGAGTTATGTTTACAAGATCCACAACCGGTAAATGGCTTTTTTGAAGTGTCTGAAACGCCAGGTATTGGTATTGAGTTAAATGATGAAATTGTCAAACGTTCGCCGAATGTTACGGTTAATGCATTGAAATAA
- a CDS encoding Lrp/AsnC family transcriptional regulator: protein MDAFDKKILNILQHDCTASVSEVASQVGLSTTPCWRRIQAMEKSGIIKGRVALADPEKLNVGLTVFVTIKTNQHNPNWLSEFRKVAIDFPEILEFYRMSGEVDYLLRVVVPDMKAYDSFYQRLITRASFADISSSFAMEEIKYTTALPIDYI, encoded by the coding sequence ATGGATGCATTCGATAAAAAAATACTCAACATTTTACAACATGACTGCACAGCCTCGGTCAGTGAAGTAGCCAGTCAAGTGGGTTTGTCCACCACGCCCTGTTGGCGACGTATTCAAGCAATGGAAAAGTCAGGCATTATTAAAGGCCGCGTGGCACTGGCAGATCCTGAAAAACTTAATGTCGGTTTAACGGTATTTGTAACAATAAAAACCAATCAGCATAATCCAAACTGGCTGAGTGAGTTTAGGAAAGTCGCGATAGACTTTCCTGAGATACTAGAGTTTTACCGAATGAGCGGCGAAGTTGATTATTTATTGCGTGTTGTGGTGCCTGATATGAAAGCATACGACAGCTTTTATCAGCGCTTAATTACCCGAGCGAGTTTTGCCGATATCAGCTCAAGCTTTGCCATGGAAGAAATTAAATACACCACCGCCCTACCTATTGACTATATTTAA